DNA from Geobacillus vulcani PSS1:
GCAAGGGGGCATGGTCGATGCCGACGCCTCGTCGTAGCGGGCGGGTCATCGTTTATACGGGCGACGGAAAAGGAAAAACGACAGCTGCTTTTGGCTTGGCGCTGCGCGCCATCGGCCGAGGAATGCAAGTCGCTGTGCTGCAGTTTATCAAGTCGCCCGAGCGTACGTATGGCGAGCAGTTGGCCTTGCAACGTCTTGGCGTCGACGTCCGTCAGCTCGGCGCCGGCTTCACATGGACGAAAACGCCGGAGGTGCACCGCGAAGCGTTGCAGCGCGCTTGGACGGTGGCGAAAGAATATGTCCATTCCGGCCGGTATGACGTCATCGTGTTGGATGAATTGAACAACGCCTTGGCGATTGATCGGTTTCCGGTTGGTGATATCCTATCGGTCAACGATGTGCTGGAACTGATCCGCACGCGTCCGCCGGAGCTGCACCTTGTCATCACGGGCCGCGCGGCGCACCCAGAGCTGATGGCGGCTGCCGATATCGTCACGGAAATGAAGCTAGTCAAGCATGACTATGAACAAGGAAGGACCGCGATGAAAGGGATTGAATTTTAGAAGCAAAAAAGCGGCGAAAAAACGGCCGCTTTTTTTGCAGGTTAGGCATGTTCATCGGTTTTGTCATTTTGGATTTTGTTTTGTCGCCGCCCTTTGCTGTTGTCGCCGGAAACCGGGCCGTCGAGCAGCGCCATCGGATCCTGCGTCGGCGTGTTTTGATTCCGGCTTCCTTTATTTGGCCGCTTCGTCACGATTCCCACCTCCTTTTAGGCGCTATCACTCCATCATTAGTATAGGCTGTTCACATATTTTTATCATAAGTGGGAGAGCGTTCAAGCGAATTCGGCAAAAAAAAAACGGGGAGTGCTTTTACGGCGTCCTCCCACGTGCAAGCCGGCCGGATGCTGGCAAACACGGCGGCCAAGGCGAACAGGCTAGTAAGCGTAACCGCCGAAAGCGGAACCGACAATAATCAACAAAATAAACAAGACGACGATCAAAGCAAATCCGTTGCCATGCCAAGCGCCCATCCCGATTCACCTCCCAATCAAGCCTACAATATGATATGCAGCGCCGGCGCGAATGGTTGGGGAATTTGTCGATGGGCGACAAAAATAAGAAAAGCGCCTTGCTAGAACAGCGAAGGCGTTTTTCTGCTGACATTTCCTTTATTCCGCAAGACAGCATCATCGACCGGTTTGTCAAGCGGGACGTTTTTCAGCTGACATGTTCCTTATTCCCACTCGTAAGGCGTCTCTTGATAGACGTAATAGTTCAGCCAGTTGATGAACAGCAAATTGGCGTGCGAACGCCATGTATTGAGCGGCATCTGGCTCGGGTCGTCGTTTGGAAAATACGATTCCGGCGGTTGGATGGGCAGCCCTTTCGCCAAATCACGTTCATACTCCTCTTTCAGTGTCGTGGCGTCATATTCCGGATGGCCGGTCAAGAAAATTTGCCGCCCGTCGTTCGAGGCGACGAGGCAAACGCCTGCTTTTTCAGCCATCGATAAAATCGTCAGCTCCGGCACCTTTTCAATGTCTTCGCGCTTGACATCCGTATGGCGCGAATGCGGCATGCGGAACACGTCATCGAAGCCGCGCAACAGTTTGACATTTTTCACTTCCACCGTATGGTTGAACACGCCGAAACATTTTTCCGGCAACGGATATTTCGGAATCCCGTAATGGTAATATAAGCCGGCTTGCGCACCCCAACAAATATGTAAGGTCGAGGTGACGTTGTTTGTCGTCCATTCCATAATCTCCGTCAACTCGTCCCAATACGTGACTTCTTCAAACGGCAATTGCTCGACCGGCGCTCCGGTGATGATCATCCCGTCGAACTTTCGATGGCGAATGTGCGGGAAAATCGTGTAAAATTGCTCTAAATGGTGTTTGCTTGTCGTTTTCGGCTCATGGGTCGCCGGGCGCAAAAAGGTGACGTTCACTTGCAGCGGCGAGTTGCCGAGCAGCCGCAGCAGCTGCGTCTCTGCTTTTTCTTTTTCGGGCATCAAGTTTAAAATGACGATGTTGAGTGGACGGATGTCTTGCGAGTAAGCCCGTTCTTCGTCCATGACGAAAATGTTTTCCTGTTCGAGTATTTCCTTCGCCGGCAAGTCTTTTGGAATGTTGATTGGCAATGGTGTCCCCTCCGTTTCTGTCTCGTTACTAAATACCTTAATTATAAAAACTTTGCCAACATTCTTCAATTGCTTTTTTTGACTTGAAACCGCTCGTGAACAAAAAGGGGGAATCGCGATTGGATCCGACGGCGTTTGATAATTTAAAGACGGTGCTGGAAGGTGCTGTGTATGACGCGGACTTGCAAGGGCGCATCGCCGTGGTCGATCGCCGCGACCTTGTCGATTTGGCTCGTTTGTTGCGGGAGTACGCCATTTCATTTCGGCTCAATGATGCGCCGGATCCGTTCGTCGTCTGCACTGCGCGGCTTTCGCTTGATTTTGCTGAGCTGGCCAACGAGCGGCTCTATTGCGGCCAAGCCGGCTGCCGACTCGCTCTTCTGTTTACCCTTCCGGTTCGCCGTTCGTCCGTTTGTACGTTCATTGAAGGAACACTGCGGACGATTTGGGGCCAGGAGCGAATCATCCGACAAACGCTCCGCTTTCCATTTCCGCATGAACGCGGTCCGTATGAAAATGAAGCCGTGGTCGAGTTTGCCCGCCTCATTTATGAGGACAATGCTACTGATTTGCCGGCGATGGTGCCGTATATGATTTCGTCGCTCGAGCAGCTACAATCGTTTGTTGGACAGTAGCGATGCAAAAAGTGGAAACAAACGATGAAATCCGCTATGATGGGAATGAGGTGAAAAATCATGAGTGTATATCAATTTAGCGCCAAAACGATTCGTGGTGAGGAACAACCGCTTTCCGTCTATCAAGGCAAGGTGCTGTTGATTGTCAACACGGTGAGCCGTTGCGGTTTTACGCCGCAGTATAAAGAACTGCAAGAGCTGTATAACGACTATCGCGATCGCGGGTTTGTGGTGCTCGGCTTTCCGTGCAACCAGTTTGGCGGCCAAGAGCCGGGGACGGAAGAGGAAATTGAGCAATTTTGCCAGCTCAATTATGGCGTGACGTTCCCGTTGTTTGCGAAAGTGGATGTGAATGGCGATCACGCCCACCCGCTGTTTCAATATTTGAAAGAGCAAGCACCGGGGGCATTGGGAACAAAAGCGATCAAATGGAACTTTACGAAGTTTTTGGTCGACCGCAACGGCAAGGTTGTCGCTCGTTTCGCCCCGCAAACGAAGCCGCACGAGTTGAGAAAGGAAATTGAAAAGCTGCTGTCAAACAAGGAGGGGTAACGCTTGCGCATTCAAGCGATTGAACCGACGCCAAGCCCGAACACGATGAAAATCTTGCTTGATGAAGAGTTGCCACCCGGCATGCGCCATAACTATAAATCGGACAACATCAGTGAAGCGCCGCCGCTTATTCAAGCATTGCTGCGCATTGACGGGGTGAAAAGCATCTACCATGTCGCCGACTTTTTGGCGATTGAGCGCCATCCGAAATACGACTGGCGCGACATTTTGGCGAACGTGCGCGAAGTGTTCGGTGAGGAAGCGGATGACGGCACCGAGGCAAAGCCGAAAGGAAACGAACACTTCGGCGAAGTGAAAGTGTTCGTGCAAATGTTGTATGGCCTGCCGATGCAAGTGAAGCTTGTCGACGGGGAGCGCGAACACCGCATCGGGCTGCCGAAACCGTTTATGGACGCGGTCATTGAGGCGCAAAAATACGCGGGAAATGTCGTGCTTGAGCGAAAATGGGTCGAAAAAGGAGTGCGCTACGGCACGTTTGAGGAAATCGGCCGCGAAATCGTCGATGAGCTGTCGGCCGCCTATCCGCCCGAGCGGCTCGAGCGGATCGTCAACATGTTCCGCCGCGGCGAGCAGGAAAAAACGGTGCAAAAGCGTCCAAGCCTCAAAGTGACGAGCGAGATGCTCGATGACCCGGACTGGCGCAAACGGTATGCCGCGCTCGAACAGATGGCTGAGCCGACCGAGGACGATATCCCGGTGTTGGCGAAGGCGCTTAAGGATGAAAAAATGGCCATCCGTCGTCTGGCAACAGCATATCTTGGCATGATCGGCGGAAAAAAGGTGCTTCCGTATTTGTATGAAGCGTTAAAAGATCCGGCCGTTGCGGTCCGCCGCACCGCCGGCGACTGTTTGTCCGACATCGGCGATCCGGAGGCCATTCCGGCCATGATCGAAGCGCTAAAGGACGAAAGCAAGCTCGTCCGTTGGCGCGCGGCCATGTTTTTGTACGAGGTTGGCGACAAATCGGCGCTCGCGGCGTTAAAAGCGGCGGAAAACGATCCGGAGTTTGAAGTGAGCTTGCAAGTGAAAATGGCCATTGAACGGATCGAAGGAGGCGAAGAAGCGAAAGGCTCCATCTGGAAGCAAATGACGGAGAGCCGGAAGAAAGGAAACGAAACGGAACAGTAAAACAGGCGCGCCCATCGGTGCGCCTGTTTTTATGATCGAAAGGGGTGCCGATTATTCTTCAATTTCATTACTATTAAAATGGGATTTTAAATTTTTTCGCTTCTCCAGCTGCGGATTTGTTTCTTAGAAAAGAGTGTTTTCAACAATGGTGAAGCCTTGGAGAGAGCTCCAAGGCTTGGCTCGTCATTCCCTGAAATATTGTTCGATAAAATCTTTAACAAGAGGAGAGAGTTCGTTTGGCAATGCATGAAGAGGGAAAAATTTTACCTCAAGCGATTCTTCCCCGTCTTCTTTCAGTTCTCCACCGCGGATATCACGGGTGAGATAAACAACAGTGACTGGGTAATATTGATCTCCATTAGGCAGCCGAACAAAATATTTTTTTCCAGAAAACACATCGACTAGTTCCAGTTTGCCGATTTCCAGCCCTGTTTCTTCCCACACTTCCCGCCGGGCTGCTTCTTCTGCGGACTCCCCCAACTCCAACAAACCGCCGGGCAGTCCCCATAAGCCGTCGCGGCGTTTCTGCAATAAAATCCGTCCGCATTCATCGGTGACAGCGACCCCGGCTCCCGCCAAGATGATCGGCCGGGTTCCAATGATTTTTCGCAGTTCTTCAATGTATCCCATGTGCACGCTCCTTTCATGGCCATCGATGGCTTAGTATATGTTTGGTCGCTGACAATGGCCGCGGCGGTTGATAGAAAGCGAAACGAAATCGCTCGTTTGATGGCGGCCAAACGGGTGTGTTTAGCCCCGTTTGTTCTGAATGATGCCGTTTAGAGACATGCGGCAGTGGACGGTTCTCTTCATTGATTTTTCAAACGAAAATATAGTATGCTGATAGCGCAGCGATGATGAATGTGGAGGGATGAGGGCAATGTCAATGGCTTACGAAGACTATATGCGCCAGCTTGTGCAGCCGATGCGCGATGAACTTGTCCGCGCCGGTTTCCGCGAATTGCGCACAAGCGAAGAAGTCGAGCAGTTTATGGAACAAGTGGAAGGAACGACGTTTGTCTTTGTCAACTCGGTGTGCGGCTGCGCCGCTGGATTGGCGCGCCCGGCGGCGACGCAGGCGGTGCTGCGGAGCGAGAAAAAGCCGGATCATTTGGTGACGGTGTTCGCCGGCCAAGATAAAGAGGCGACGGCGAAAATGCGCGAGTACTTTGTCGGTTATCCGCCGTCTTCGCCGTCGATGGCGCTCTTAAAGGGGAAAGAAGTTGTTCACTTCATTCCGCGCGAAGACATCGAGTTTCACTCGATGGAGGACGTGATGGAAAATATTTTGGCTGCGTTTGACCAATATTGCGGCTGATGCGGTGCGAGTGAGGAGCGAACGGCGCGGCGTTGATTCGCTTTCGTTCCGCATACAGTAGCGCGCCGGCGGGAACGATAAAGACGGAGGTGATCGGCGTGCCGAAGCGGAAAAAAGACCGTTCGAAAACGGGCGTCAGCGCCCCGGATGTCAGAGGACAAGGCACGACGCAAACGGAAACAGGCGCTTATGAGCTTGACTCCGCCCGCAAAAAAACGAAAGTGGACTAAAAAAGGAGCTCCCGATGTGGAGCCCCTTTTTCTTTGCCCCTGTTAGGCATTGGCGATGCAGCTGTAAATGAAATACAACAACGTAATGAGACTGGCCGCAAAAAAGACTGTGTTCACGCTCCGTTTTCCCGCCTTTCTGTCTATATTTTCCCCGATAACATATGATACACTATTCATATAACATAGTATATACCAACAAAAGCAAAAAGAAAATGCAGTTTTTGTCTTGTCAAGGGAGAGAAGATGAAATGAAAAAAGCGAAACGAATGAACGCGTTTTCGGCATCGATTTTCGCCGAGTTGACGGCGTATCGTCAAAAGCGGCGCCACCTTCATGATGAGTGGATCGACTTGAGCGTTGGCAGCCCAGATTTGCCGCCGGCGCCGTTTGTGCGTGAGGCGATCGCCCGCTACGCCAATGAACCAAACGCGTATGGCTATACATTAAAAGGCATTCGCGAGTTTCATGAAGCGGTCGCCGATTATTATCGGACGGCGCATGGCGTCGTGCTCGATCCGGAGACAGAAGTGACGTACGTCATCGGATCGCAGGATGGGC
Protein-coding regions in this window:
- the cobO gene encoding cob(I)yrinic acid a,c-diamide adenosyltransferase, translated to MPTPRRSGRVIVYTGDGKGKTTAAFGLALRAIGRGMQVAVLQFIKSPERTYGEQLALQRLGVDVRQLGAGFTWTKTPEVHREALQRAWTVAKEYVHSGRYDVIVLDELNNALAIDRFPVGDILSVNDVLELIRTRPPELHLVITGRAAHPELMAAADIVTEMKLVKHDYEQGRTAMKGIEF
- a CDS encoding YjcZ family sporulation protein produces the protein MGAWHGNGFALIVVLFILLIIVGSAFGGYAY
- the metA gene encoding homoserine O-acetyltransferase MetA; translation: MPINIPKDLPAKEILEQENIFVMDEERAYSQDIRPLNIVILNLMPEKEKAETQLLRLLGNSPLQVNVTFLRPATHEPKTTSKHHLEQFYTIFPHIRHRKFDGMIITGAPVEQLPFEEVTYWDELTEIMEWTTNNVTSTLHICWGAQAGLYYHYGIPKYPLPEKCFGVFNHTVEVKNVKLLRGFDDVFRMPHSRHTDVKREDIEKVPELTILSMAEKAGVCLVASNDGRQIFLTGHPEYDATTLKEEYERDLAKGLPIQPPESYFPNDDPSQMPLNTWRSHANLLFINWLNYYVYQETPYEWE
- a CDS encoding glutathione peroxidase, encoding MSVYQFSAKTIRGEEQPLSVYQGKVLLIVNTVSRCGFTPQYKELQELYNDYRDRGFVVLGFPCNQFGGQEPGTEEEIEQFCQLNYGVTFPLFAKVDVNGDHAHPLFQYLKEQAPGALGTKAIKWNFTKFLVDRNGKVVARFAPQTKPHELRKEIEKLLSNKEG
- a CDS encoding conserved virulence factor C family protein, with translation MRIQAIEPTPSPNTMKILLDEELPPGMRHNYKSDNISEAPPLIQALLRIDGVKSIYHVADFLAIERHPKYDWRDILANVREVFGEEADDGTEAKPKGNEHFGEVKVFVQMLYGLPMQVKLVDGEREHRIGLPKPFMDAVIEAQKYAGNVVLERKWVEKGVRYGTFEEIGREIVDELSAAYPPERLERIVNMFRRGEQEKTVQKRPSLKVTSEMLDDPDWRKRYAALEQMAEPTEDDIPVLAKALKDEKMAIRRLATAYLGMIGGKKVLPYLYEALKDPAVAVRRTAGDCLSDIGDPEAIPAMIEALKDESKLVRWRAAMFLYEVGDKSALAALKAAENDPEFEVSLQVKMAIERIEGGEEAKGSIWKQMTESRKKGNETEQ
- a CDS encoding NUDIX hydrolase; the encoded protein is MGYIEELRKIIGTRPIILAGAGVAVTDECGRILLQKRRDGLWGLPGGLLELGESAEEAARREVWEETGLEIGKLELVDVFSGKKYFVRLPNGDQYYPVTVVYLTRDIRGGELKEDGEESLEVKFFPLHALPNELSPLVKDFIEQYFRE
- a CDS encoding BrxA/BrxB family bacilliredoxin gives rise to the protein MSMAYEDYMRQLVQPMRDELVRAGFRELRTSEEVEQFMEQVEGTTFVFVNSVCGCAAGLARPAATQAVLRSEKKPDHLVTVFAGQDKEATAKMREYFVGYPPSSPSMALLKGKEVVHFIPREDIEFHSMEDVMENILAAFDQYCG
- a CDS encoding YuzL family protein — encoded protein: MPKRKKDRSKTGVSAPDVRGQGTTQTETGAYELDSARKKTKVD